The Cloeon dipterum chromosome 3, ieCloDipt1.1, whole genome shotgun sequence genome includes a region encoding these proteins:
- the LOC135940608 gene encoding carboxypeptidase B-like: MKIGACFLLALLGCANGYKNYSGFQLLQTKVLTNKDVDSISPLIDFAELDFWIQPRVGRSAEILIAPEHAAYFKGLLNSLGLEPRVIVDDISVHVERERNEIEHLRLLEKRGGRAPALDRFLNFEEIMAYVDEVSAAFPEIVTVIEIGSSWEGRPLKVVKLSNGPGKNGIFFDSAIHAREWIGPPTALFAINELTENLANNQALLDANDWYFLLIANPDGYHHSWVQDRFWRKTRRPNNLCVGTDPNRNFDQHWAEGANLTEWECSATYPGSEPFSEPECKAISDFILTTPSITMYVAIHSYGKYILYPWGHTNDLPPNVNELDAVAQEANAAITAVNGTVYEIGTTANVLYHAFGTSNDWAYEQAGISLAYTIELPGGGLGGFNPPASDISLVNDECWEAYKVFAANIPLSRKNF; this comes from the exons ATGAAAATCGGCGCTTGCTTTCTCCTCGCCCTCTTGGGCTGCGCTAACGGCTACAAAAACTACTCAGG gTTCCAACTACTGCAAACAAAAGTCCTAACAAATAAGGACGTGGACTCGATTTCTCCGTTGATAGATTTTGCCGAATTAGATTTTTGGATTCAGCCCCGCGTTGGGCGCTCAGcggaaattttgattgcaCCTGAACACGCTGCATACTTCAAGGGACTTTTGAATTCACTCGGATTGGAACCAAGAGTCATCGTCGATGACATATccgt ACATGTGGAGCGCGAGAGGAACGAAATCGAGCACTTGCGGTTGTTGGAAAAACGCGGCGGACGAGCCCCGGCGCTGGACAGATTCCTGAACTTTGAAGAAATCATGGCTTACGTTGACGAAGTGTCTGCCGCCTTTCCTGAAATCGTGACCGTGATCGAAATTGGCTCGTCCTGGGAAGGTCGGCCCCTAAAGGTTGTAAAACTCTCCAACGGCCCCGGCAAGAACGGCATCTTTTTCGACTCGGCCATCCACGCCCGCGAGTGGATCGGGCCCCCCACCGCCCTATTCGCCATAAACGAACTGACTGAGAACTTGGCCAACAATCAGGCTTTACTCGACGCCAATGACTGGTACTTCCTGCTGATTGCGAACCCTGACGGTTATCACCACTCGTGGGTGCAGGACAGATTCTGGAGGAAAACCCGCAGGCCAAACAACCTCTGCGTCGGAACCGATCCAAACAGGAACTTTGACCAGCACTGGGCag aGGGTGCCAATTTGACGGAGTGGGAGTGCTCTGCGACCTACCCTGGCAGCGAGCCTTTCTCAGAGCCCGAGTGCAAGGCGATTTCTGACTTTATCTTGACCACTCCAAGCATCACAATGTACGTGGCTATTCACAGCTATGGAAAA tacaTTCTTTATCCTTGGGGCCACACGAACGACCTGCCACCAAACGTGAACGAGCTG GATGCAGTTGCCCAAGAAGCAAACGCAGCGATCACTGCAGTAAATGGAACTGTGTATGAAATCGGGACGACAGCTAACGTcttat ACCACGCTTTCGGGACAAGCAACGACTGGGCTTACGAACAGGCCGGAATCTCTTTGGCCTACACAATTGAGCTACCGGGTGGAGGATTGGGTGGTTTCAACCCACCAGCCTCAGATATTAGCCTGGTGAACGATGAGTGTTGGGAAGCGTACAAGGTTTTCGCTGCAAACATTCCCCTATCCAGGAAAAACTTTTAG
- the LOC135940259 gene encoding carboxypeptidase B-like: protein MKLAACLLLALLGTALGYKSYSGYQVLKTKVLTNEDVNKLTPFLERPEFDFWITPRVGRSAEIMASRENVVILRNNLKRLNLEPQLLIEDVGVTIEKERAEIAQIRAQEKREGRAPNLDTFLTFEEILAYIDEVSAAFPDIVTVSDIGTSTEGRPLRLIKLSNGPGKNAIWFDSVLHAREWIGPPTALFAINELTENLANGNNQALLDANDWYFLLVANPDGYAYTWSDDRLWRKTRSQTGGLCTGTDPNRNFDQFWNEDQNSNTCSATYPGANAFSEPEAKAIADFLLANPSITAYVSIHSYGQYILYPWGHTTELPPTVAELDRVAQEANAAIESVNGNSYTVGTAANVLYFAYGTSHDWAYAKANVPISYTIELPGGGSAGFNPPASLIAPTNAECWQAYQVFAANLPASRP from the exons ATGAAGTTGGCAGCGTGCCTTTTGTTAGCCCTGCTGGGCACAGCCCTGGGCTACAAATCTTACTCGGG GTACCAGGTGCTGAAGACCAAGGTCCTGACCAATGAGGATGTTAACAAACTGACTCCTTTCCTTGAGCGACCCGAATTCGATTTCTGGATAACTCCCCGCGTTGGTCGGTCGGCTGAAATCATGGCTTCGCGCGAAAATGTTGTCATCCTCAGGAACAACTTGAAGAGACTGAACCTGGAACCTCAACTCCTCATTGAGGATGTTGGAGT taCTATTGAAAAGGAACGTGCGGAAATCGCTCAAATCCGCGCCCAGGAAAAGAGAGAGGGTCGTGCTCCCAACCTGGACACTTTCCTCACCTTCGAGGAG atcTTGGCCTACATTGATGAAGTGTCGGCCGCCTTCCCTGATATCGTCACTGTCAGCGACATCGGCACCTCGACGGAAGGTCGTCCTCTCAGATTGATCAAACTGTCCAATGGCCCCGGCAAGAATGCCATCTGGTTCGACTCCGTGTTGCATGCCCGCGAGTGGATCGGGCCCCCCACTGCCCTCTTCGCCATCAACGAACTGACCGAAAACTTGGCCAACGGAAACAATCAGGCTCTGCTCGACGCCAACGACTGGTACTTCCTGCTGGTGGCCAACCCTGACGGCTACGCCTACACCTGGTCGGACGACCGCCTTTGGAGGAAGACCCGCAGCCAGACTGGCGGACTCTGCACTGGCACCGATCCCAACAGGAACTTTGACCAGTTCTGGAAtg AGGACCAAAACAGCAACACTTGCTCAGCAACCTATCCGGGAGCGAACGCTTTCTCTGAGCCAGAGGCCAAGGCTATTGCCGATTTCCTCCTCGCTAACCCCAGCATCACCGCCTACGTTTCCATCCACAGTTACGGACAA TACATTCTGTACCCGTGGGGTCATACTACTGAGCTGCCACCCACCGTTGCCGAATTG GACCGTGTTGCCCAAGAAGCAAATGCTGCTATTGAATCTGTGAATGGAAACTCTTACACTGTGGGTACTGCCGCAAATGTGCTCT ATTTCGCTTATGGAACGAGTCACGATTGGGCCTACGCAAAGGCTAACGTTCCCATTTCGTACACCATTGAACTTCCCGGAGGTGGCTCGGCTGGCTTCAACCCCCCTGCTTCCTTGATTGCTCCAACAAATGCAGAATGCTGGCAGGCGTACCAGGTGTTCGCCGCCAACCTCCCTGCTTCCAGGCCTTGA
- the LOC135940260 gene encoding zinc carboxypeptidase-like yields MKVLLLCASLLCLAAAYKSYDGYRVYRTIDLDASMAGKIGSLMHRPEFDFWTMPRAGRPLDIMVSAEHASELESALEKLGLSPKVHLENVGQYVQRERMEIEALRKKENALGRAPSFDRYLNFDEILAYIAEIETLYPDIVSVQDIGTSIEGRPLRVVKLSNGPGKKAIWFDSVLHAREWIGPPTALFAINELTENLANGNNQALLDANDWYFLLVANPDGFVYAWENDRFWRKNRNQNDGALCKGVDLNRNFDYSWIAQGSTCSETYSGTAPNSEVEVQAISTFLSSTPGITAYVAVHSYGQYLLYPYGDTTVEAPTVDELARVANEATAALTAIGDTPYVVGSTYDALYEALGISVDWAYDKAGIPLAYTIELRGGGSGFDPPASLIVESNVETWEAYKVIAANLPTARRTKAN; encoded by the exons TTTACCGGACGATCGACTTGGATGCCTCGATGGCTGGAAAAATTGGCTCTTTGATGCATCGGCCGGAGTTCGATTTCTGGACAATGCCGCGTGCCGGCAGGCCATTGGATATCATGGTGTCAGCCGAGCACGCCAGTGAGCTGGAATCCGCCCTTGAGAAATTGGGCTTATCCCCTAAGGTGCACTTGGAAAACGTCGGGCA GTATGTGCAGCGGGAGAGGATGGAAATCGAAGCGCTTAGGAAGAAAGAGAATGCTCTTGGGAGAGCACCTAGCTTTGACCGTTATCTCAACTTTGACGAG ATCTTGGCTTACATCGCTGAAATCGAGACCCTCTACCCTGACATTGTGTCGGTTCAGGACATTGGCACCTCCATCGAAGGTCGCCCTCTCAGGGTGGTCAAGCTGTCCAACGGCCCTGGCAAAAAAGCTATTTGGTTTGACTCAGTGCTGCACGCTCGCGAGTGGATTGGACCCCCCACCGCCCTGTTCGCCATCAACGAGCTGACCGAAAACTTGGCCAACGGCAACAACCAGGCCCTTCTCGATGCCAACGACTGGTACTTCCTGCTGGTGGCCAACCCTGACGGATTTGTGTACGCCTGGGAAAAC GATCGATTCTGGAGAAAAAACAGGAATCAGAACGATGGTGCTTTGTGCAAGGGCGTCGATTTGAACAGAAACTTCGACTACAGCTGGATTG cTCAGGGTTCAACCTGCTCCGAGACCTACTCAGGAACCGCCCCTAATTCTGAAGTTGAAGTTCAAGCGATATCGACTTTCCTTTCGTCCACCCCGGGTATCACTGCGTACGTCGCTGTCCACAGTTACGGCCAG tatcTTCTTTATCCTTATGGAGACACCACCGTAGAAGCACCAACAGTTGAcgaattg GCCCGAGTTGCGAACGAGGCAACGGCAGCGCTGACCGCAATCGGAGACACCCCCTACGTAGTCGGCTCCACTTACGACGCTTTGT ACGAGGCTCTGGGCATCAGCGTCGACTGGGCCTACGACAAGGCCGGCATTCCTCTCGCCTACACAATTGAGTTGCGTGGCGGCGGGTCTGGTTTCGACCCTCCCGCCTCGCTGATTGTGGAATCAAACGTCGAGACCTGGGAAGCGTACAAAGTGATTGCCGCCAACTTGCCGACCGCCCGCCGCACAAAGGCTAATTGA